A part of Silvimonas soli genomic DNA contains:
- a CDS encoding response regulator: MKNTKHPEKARIFLIDDHPVILLALSMIIEPQPDMEVVGTSSDGHDLREFLHLKKPNLVILDLSMPDSDGLKIIRDIQRIDSEIKILVYSSHEERVFSPEVANLGANGFLTKNKPQQAVLLTIRSILMGNNVFPRRDSHGSAPSKDADILHKLSDREKDVLMNLIKGKKNIEISRQLFISQKTVATHKYNLMKKLNVHNIVELIDYAKVYGLDVT, translated from the coding sequence ATGAAAAATACCAAACATCCCGAGAAAGCGCGCATATTTTTGATTGATGATCATCCGGTTATCCTGCTAGCGCTGTCGATGATTATAGAACCGCAGCCCGATATGGAAGTGGTTGGAACGAGTAGTGACGGCCACGATTTGAGGGAGTTTCTGCACTTAAAAAAGCCGAATCTCGTCATCCTCGATTTAAGCATGCCTGATAGTGACGGCCTGAAAATAATTCGGGACATTCAGCGCATTGATTCAGAAATCAAGATCTTGGTGTATTCCAGTCATGAAGAGCGGGTATTTTCGCCCGAAGTGGCCAACTTGGGCGCAAACGGGTTTTTAACAAAGAACAAACCCCAGCAAGCGGTGCTGCTGACTATTCGTTCCATTTTGATGGGAAACAACGTCTTTCCAAGGCGAGATTCTCATGGGTCTGCACCATCTAAAGATGCGGACATCCTTCATAAATTGTCTGATCGAGAAAAAGACGTGTTGATGAACTTGATCAAAGGGAAGAAAAACATCGAAATTTCCCGTCAGCTTTTTATAAGCCAGAAGACGGTAGCGACTCACAAGTACAACCTTATGAAAAAGCTGAATGTACACAATATTGTTGAACTTATTGATTACGCCAAAGTGTATGGACTAGACGTCACTTGA